The following coding sequences lie in one Trichoderma breve strain T069 chromosome 1, whole genome shotgun sequence genomic window:
- a CDS encoding lipocalin-like domain-containing protein, whose protein sequence is MAAPVVWINAFPGTGKLTAARELIRLDQSSILIDNHQLIDPVAARFSRDHPQYQIERRRERERAFDKYVLEPTLLSKTIVFTDCQSDDELGQATAQEYLQAARKAKRPFITIYLSCEMEVNIKRATSSERVQGTTTKLTDAVMLRDALSRYKMFRFENRDIVNGHGLGFYSVKTPVIPEFRDPLSTFIVPMPPCIARLGYPQHNVIPFMAFAFQTHGPKGELWLAPASNEPSIHNPYVTSGPTLNVSLNQAIRVQSPAGFNSHWVGHWITTTNNHHFVLITFANVINGGPDNSTDGCSANGCLIYSLESGGSSSSFIAGKLTTFGQDKLRIQFGDQYELHSLTNDNISAINVIANYTESNFSLNTTFQPRGSLLFNGGSGSLYWGSVFNQQWSSSAAYTTGTFAINGTRHTIDPKRSTTWYDRQWGEKNPTKGWHWFPIQLENGVRISTWVIPTEQGDAIKAFATALYPNGEQEVISVNPDIKPKDAWVSPATNRTWYGSFEILFLDDYNSVITAVAPDVTSRKFGEASFGPSFAFCDSFTIYNGTWKGQSVRGWGIVEQWPAS, encoded by the exons ATGGCAGCGCCTGTTGTCTGGATCAACGCATTCCCAGGAACGGGAAAATTGACCGCCGCCAGAGAACTCATTCGTCTCGATCAGTCAAGCATTCTTATCGACAACCATCAGCTGATAGACCCGGTGGCGGCACGGTTCTCTCGAGACCATCCTCAGTACCAAATAGAGCGAAGGCGCGAGCGCGAACGTGCATTTGACAAATATGTACTTGAACCAACTCTGCTATCAAAAACAATCGTCTTCACAG ATTGCCAATCAGACGATGAACTAGGCCAAGCTACGGCACAAGAGTATCTACAAGCCGCTCGGAAAGCTAAGCGACCATTTATTACCATCTATCTATCTTGCGAGATGGAGGTCAACATTAAAAGGGCTACTAGTTCCGAACGAGTTCAGGGAACAACGACAAAGCTGACTGACGCCGTTATGTTAAGAGACGCTCTATCGAGATACAAAATGTTTCGATTCGAAAACA GAGACATAGTCAACGGACACGGCCTGGGATTTTACTCCGTCAAGACCCCAGTTATCCCCGAATTTCGGGATCCACTTTCAACGTTCATAGTTCCTATGCCTCCGTGTATTGCCAGATTAGGATATCCCCAGCATAATGTCATTCCATTTATGGCATTCGCATTCCAG ACCCATGGGCCAAAAGGCGAATTGTGGCTCGCTCCAGCATCAAACGAACCGTCAATACACAACCCATACGTG ACATCGGGACCCACATTGAACGTTTCTTTGAACCAAGCCATCCGCGTCCAGTCACCAGCCGGCTTTAACTCGCATTGGGTTGGACACTGGATCACAACCACCAACAATCAtcattttgttttgattACATTTGCAAATGTCATCAATGGAGGCCCTGACAATTCAACAGATGGATGCTCAGCCAATGGCTGCCTAATTTACTCATTGGAATCTGGTGGCTCAAGCTCGTCATTCATCGCCGGAAAGCTTACCACCTTTGGACAAGACAAACTCAGAATCCAATTTGGCGATCAGTACGAGCTGCACAGCTTAACAAATGATAATATATCTGCCATCAACGTCATCGCAAACTATACCGAGAGCAACTTTAGCCTCAACACGACATTTCAGCCTCGCGGTTCTCTGTTGTTCAATGGTGGAAGTGGGAGCCTCTATTGGGGCTCAGTTTTCAACCAGCAATGGTCCAGCTCAGCCGCCTATACCACAGGAACATTTGCCATCAATGGAACAAGGCACACCATCGATCCCAAGCGCTCAACGACGTGGTACGATCGTCAATGGGGCGAGAAGAACCCAACGAAAGGGTGGCACTGGTTCCCAATCCAGCTCGAAAACGGGGTTCGCATCTCAACGTGGGTAATCCCCACAGAACAAGGcgacgccatcaaggcctTCGCCACGGCCTTGTATCCAAATGGAGAACAGGAAGTGATTAGCGTGAACCCTGATATCAAGCCGAAAGATGCGTGGGTATCGCCAGCTACGAACCGCACCTGGTATGGATCTTTTGAAATCTTATTTTTAGATGATTACAATAGCGTAATCACTGCTGTCGCTCCAGACGTCACCAGTCGGAAATTTGGGGAAGCTAGCTTTGGACCATCGTTTGCATTTTGCGATTCTTTCACGATCTATAATGGAACCTGGAAGGGACAGAGCGTTCGCGGCTGGGGAATTGTCGAGCAGTGGCCGGCGTCTTGA
- a CDS encoding NAD dependent epimerase/dehydratase family domain-containing protein: MGSIGKLILVTGANGFIAAHTIIALLDGGYQVRGTVRSKSSAETVRKTYSSYSNRFSAVVVPDLSVKSAFDEAVRGIDGALHIASPFTFNIKDNEADLLIPAIEGTKNLLKSVATHAPQAKRVVVTSSSAAMFDFSKGLWPGHAYNEADWNEITYDYAKTADAPVAYCTSKALAEKAAWKFVDEQKPHFDLTVLCPPMVFGPTAHALSLSTMNTSAWDIYRFLSGELDDVPDTACWAFVDVRDLADTHVRALEIPEAGNERFFIVSERYSYQKTADVLHASPRIAKDDKKLIPIGKPGQNYPSPEVYEVDNSKSKRILGLKYRSFEESIVDAAVNMIQIRNNAI, translated from the exons ATGGGATCGATAGGAAAGCTGATTTTAGTTACAGGTGCGAATGGCTTCATTGCTGCGCATACTATTATCGCTCTTCTGGATGGGGGTTATCAAGTTCGGGGAACCGTCCGATCCAAGTCTTCGGCTGAGACAGTCCGAAAAACTTACTCTTCCTATTCAAATAGGTTTTCTGCGGTGGTTGTTCCCGACTTGAGCGTTAAAAGCGCCTTTGATGAGGCAGTCAGAGGTATTGACGGA GCTCTGCATATTGCCAGTCCATTTACATTCAATATTAAAGACAATGAGGCCGACTTGTTGATTCCGGCTATTGAAGGAACTAAGAACCTGCTGAAGTCAGTTGCTACACATGCGCCTCAAGCCAAGCGAGTTGTCGTCAcctcatcttctgctgcaaTGTTCGATTTCTCCAAGGGTCTTTGGCCAGGACACGCATATAATGAAGCTGATTGGAACGAAATCACTTATGACTACGCCAAGACTGCTGATGCGCCGGTGGCTTACTGCACGTCCAAGGCTCTGGCAGAGAAGGCTGCGTGGAAATTCGTTGACGAGCAAAAGCCTCATTTCGACCTAACCGTCTTATGCCCTCCCATGGTCTTTGGTCCTACAGCCCacgccttgagcttgtcgacaATGAATACCAGCGCTTGGGATATTTACCGATTCCTGTCAGGCGAGCTCGACGATGTTCCTGACACAGCTTGCTGGGCGTTCGTTGACGTACGAGATCTTGCTGATACTCACGTCCGTGCTCTGGAGATTCCTGAAGCTGGAAATGAGCGCTTCTTTATCGTCAGTGAGCGTTACAGTTACCAGAAAACGGCTGACGTCCTACATGCGTCTCCCCGTATTGCCAAGGACGATAAAAAGTTGATCCCTATTGGGAAGCCGGGGCAAAACTACCCATCGCCAGAGGTATACGAGGTCGATAActcaaagtcaaagagaATTCTCGGGTTAAAGTACCGTTCTTTTGAAGAATCTATTGTTGATGCCGCGGTTAACATGATTCAAATTCGAAATAATGCCATTTAA
- a CDS encoding fungal specific transcription factor domain-containing protein — protein sequence MAASPTAPFPTPSVPVDAGRGHHLPLPYEYAQPQAQPQSQPQPHHPQPLPLPHPQSQSQPQQSSRHPDIINHPSSSSSHEQKPQIQQQEQQQQQQQQQPPTKRRRIGYACNLCRTKKNRCDGERPSCGPCKERRQECVYSPQRTKISVTQEYIENLRARNRMLEEHIANQQPQGSHSPHESTYSKESPFGPPRLSSDRNPSDGPRQHQYPNPSSPLSTADGRPDHHHDRSMLLNEHSTAPGSRQRPSDSNPPSDRPRSSHSALPGEYFGESSAFDFITKVTSPNTTDATAGSSVATTGTPTTGATTGGTTNSKASTTGRLGNAVTARRSIAEASGMGGLNSESLAESSPSTVVFEELLGIGGGIGDGSGSSDLFELPQRSLADRLVTSYFKHRHPLNPCLHEGTFRHRYSKLWLSKDVGGEEAAPNNLAWLGLVNMVFAFGSEHVQIRPPYHGSPAGSAPTKPDRSRFFKRAKMLAFSSILQARIELVQALLLMSHYLHGSLELNHCWTVIGLAIRTAQELGLYLDSTNFTKDIIEQEIRKRVWWGCFVIDRLVSIKVGRPPTIHDIPAIRVGLPLAVDDEYLNEESKYTQPSNVPSKIEYFNHIVTQCRLLAKVLDTLYDNTPSSSGSAGAMSIQLDGELVVWQSMLPPHLRADSDVTDWHFERQRSVLLMRFLHIRLLIHRQTLLYHILRRISDPFQLDLAHLCIRRCVMAAHDAIHQVHLLQKNNSLSSSWHNSHYVFTALSVLLVYQHLDPQSRSKIDLPPSSDIDVVIGQGTDHLQRVGGEIHPLASRYVRSFQQLQARLQAIGTLSANAPPLAVRGKQAVSVKEDGASSYGQARTASSTTDSDQSSSNAGSATSGSVGKGSMAVPDHGQEHSGVNYYNGEGYQEQDNNDRGVEYGDDGFMWAGFDDEFAVIQSALLDSSGWGPGFLDPWAQG from the exons ATGGCTGCCTCGCCCACCGCGCCTTTTCCCACGCCGTCTGTCCCCGTCGACGCGGGGAGAGGCCATCATCTGCCTTTGCCCTACGAGTACGCGCAGCCTCAGGCTCAGCCACAGTcgcaacctcaacctcaccacCCGCAACCGCTACCGCTGCCTCACCCACAGTCTCAGTCTCAGCCACAGCAGTCTTCCCGCCATCCcgacatcatcaatcatccatcttcaagttCTTCTCACGAACAGAAGCCGCAGATacagcaacaagaacaacaacagcagcagcagcagcagcaaccccCGACGAAACGGCGCCGCATTGGCTATGCCTGCAATCTATGTCGTACCAAGAAGAACCGCTGCGATGGCGAGCGACCCTCTTGCGGGCCGTGCAAGGAGCGGCGCCAAGAATGTGTCTACAGCCCCCAACGAACCAAGATTTCCGTGACGCAAGA GTACATTGAAAATCTACGAGCACGGAATCGTATGCTCGAGGAGCATATAGCCAACCAGCAACCTCAGGGCTCTCACTCACC CCATGAGAGCACTTACTCAAAGGAATCGCCTTTTGGTCCTCCGCGACTATCCTCAGACCGGAATCCAAGCGACGGCCCGCGGCAACACCAATACCCAAATCCTTCTTCACCTCTATCTACAGCAGACGGGAGACCAGATCACCACCATGACCGGAGCATGTTACTCAACGAACATTCGACGGCACCTGGAAGCCGACAACGCCCGTCTGACAGCAACCCTCCCAGTGATCGACCAAGGAGTAGCCATTCCGCCTTACCGGGAGAGTACTTTGGGGAGTCATCAGCATTCGATTTCATCACAAAAGTAACGTCACCGAATACCACGGATGCTACAGCTGGCAGCTCAGTAGCAACTACCGGAACTCCTACAACAGGTGCCACCACCGGTGGCACCACAAATTCCAAAGCCTCAACGACGGGACGACTAGGAAACGCCGTTACCGCGAGAAGGAGTATTGCAGAAGCATCCGGAATGGGTGGCTTGAATTCAGAATCCCTGGCAGAGTCCTCGCCCTCAACAGTCGTCTTCGAAGAGCTTCTAGGCATTGGGGGAGGAATAGGGGACGGCAGCGGAAGTAGTGACTTGTTTGAACTACCTCAACGATCATTAGCTGACCGCTTGGTGACATCATATTTCAAACATCGACATCCACTGAATCCATGTCTGCATGAAGGGACGTTTCGTCACCGTTATTCGAAACTCTGGCTCAGCAAGGACGTGGGCGGTGAAGAGGCGGCTCCCAACAACTTGGCCTGGCTGGGGTTGGTCAACATGGTATTTGCATTTGGCAGCGAGCATGTGCAGATTCGTCCTCCATATCACGGAAGTCCAGCTGGCTCAGCACCAACAAAACCGGACCGTTCTCGCTTTTTCAAACGAGCCAAGATGTTGGCATTCTCCAGCATCCTACAAGCCAGGATTGAGCTCGTCCAGGCATTACTGCTAATGAGTCATTATTTACACGGCTCGCTGGAACTCAATCATTGTTGGACTGTTATTGGATTGGCAATCCGCACAGCACAAGAGCTGGGGCTCTATCTCGATTCTACCAACTTCACCAAGGATATTATCGAGCAGGAGATACGCAAGCGTGTGTGGTGGGGCTGCTTCGTGATCGACCGCCTCGTCAGCATCAAGGTCGGTCGGCCACCCACGATTCACGATATACCCGCCATTCGCGTCGGCTTGCCTCTTGCGGTTGATGATGAATATCTCAATGAAGAGTCCAAGTATACGCAGCCTAGCAATGTCCCTTCCAAGATTGAATACTTCAACCATATCGTGACCCAATGCCGCCTGCTTGCAAAGGTACTCGACACCTTGTACGACAATAccccaagcagcagcggtaGCGCTGGCG CCATGTCGATCCAGCTGGATGGCGAGTTGGTCGTGTGGCAGAGCATGCTGCCTCCACATTTACGCGCAGACTCGGACGTGACAGATTGGCATTTTGAGCGACAACGGAGCGTTTTACTCATGCG ATTTCTTCATATCCGTCTCCTTATTCACCGTCAAACACTGCTGTACCATATTTTACGTCGCATATCCGATCCTTTTCAGCTTGATCTGGCACATTTGTGCATCAGACGTTGTGTCATGGCGGCCCACGATGCAATCCACCAGGTGCATCTCTTACAAAAAAACAACTCTCTGTCTTCCTCATGGCATAACTCACACT ACGTCTTCACGGCTTTGAGTGTCTTGCTAGTCTATCAGCACCTGGACCCCCAATCGCGGTCAAAGATTGACCTCCCGCCCTCATCAGATATCGACGTCGTTATCGGCCAGGGTACGGATCACTTACAGCGTGTTGGTGGCGAGATACATCCCCTAGCCTCTCGCTACGTTCGCTCATTTCAGCAACTGCAAGCACGGTTGCAAGCAATTGGAACGCTCTCCGCCAACGCGCCGCCACTAGCCGTGCGTGGTAAGCAAGCTGTGTCAGTGAAGGAGGATGGTGCATCAAGTTACGGCCAGGCCCGTACAGCAAGCTCCACAACTGACTCTGaccagagcagcagcaatgctGGTTCAGCCACTAGCGGAAGTGTAGGTAAAGGATCCATGGCCGTACCAGACCATGGCCAAGAGCACAGCGGGGTCAATTACTACAACGGGGAAGGATATCAAGAGCAAGACAACAACGACCGGGGAGTGGAATACGGGGACGATGGTTTCATGTGGGctggctttgatgatgagtttgCAGTCATACAGAGCGCTTTGTTAGATAGCAGCGGGTGGGGGCCTGGGTTTTTGGACCCCTGGGCGCAAGGATGA